In one Balaenoptera musculus isolate JJ_BM4_2016_0621 chromosome 20, mBalMus1.pri.v3, whole genome shotgun sequence genomic region, the following are encoded:
- the LOC118887431 gene encoding keratin-associated protein 17-1 — MGCCPGDCFTCCPQEQDGCEVCCCQPSCCGCSGPCCGSCCGCDSGCGSCGPSCCGSGYGGCGGCCSSCCGSSCCGPSGCCGPVCCQPRPVCEIR, encoded by the coding sequence ATGGGGTGCTGCCCAGGGGATTGCTTCACCTGCTGTCCTCAAGAGCAAGACGGCTGTGAAGTGTGCTGTTGTCAGCCCTCCTGCTGTGGCTGCTCCGGGCCGTGCTGTGGTTCCTGCTGCGGCTGTGACTCTGGCTGCGGAAGTTGCGGGCCCTCCTGCTGCGGATCTGGCTACGGGGGCTGCGGAGGTTGCTGCAGCAGCTGCTGTGGATCTAGTTGCTGTGGCCCCTCTGGGTGCTGCGGCCCTGTGTGCTGCCAACCCAGGCCTGTCTGCGAGATCAGATGA
- the KRTAP29-1 gene encoding LOW QUALITY PROTEIN: keratin-associated protein 29-1 (The sequence of the model RefSeq protein was modified relative to this genomic sequence to represent the inferred CDS: inserted 1 base in 1 codon), protein MVDSCCPGNANAIPAVPTISICSNGGSFRNGICLPSSCQSRTWQRVICQGNCQSCCSAPSGCEPDSCQPTCLPVSSCVGFVCQPICSCMACYESGTGRSPCRVSSCQPSCSESSGGQAKCCKASSCQQSSCQQPVYTSGSCQVACGQSACCDARSCQPSCSEVTSCPETSCPPTVCAARLCQPTCCQAGSCQAISGEDRPCKSTYYQPIRYIFKRCRSVPCQLSPCVFSSCNPTCCVSFPCQTLHSKPAPSISFICQPEVNGQPPCSVTDPYKLASCDTMLSGQPNCGXTSSFNQSGCKSPSCQPACCVTGFGKSSSGGSNGF, encoded by the exons ATGGTGGACAGCTGTTGTCCTGGAAATGCCAATGCCATTCCAGCTGTGCCCACCATCTCCATATGCTCAAATGGTGGCAGCTTCAGAAATGGTATCTGTTTGCCTAGTTCCTGTCAGAGCAGAACGTGGCAACGGGTTATATGCCAAGGAAACTGTCAGTCATGCTGCAGTGCCCCAAGTGGCTGTGAACCTGATTCTTGCCAACCTACCTGCCTTCCAGTAAGTTCTTGTGTGGGTTTTGTTTGCCAACCCATTTGCTCCTGCATGGCTTGCTATGAATCTGGCACTGGTCGGTCTCCTTGTCGGGTTAGCTCATGCCAGCCCTCCTGCTCAGAATCCAGCGGTGGTCAGGCAAAGTGCTGTAAAGCCAGCTCCTGCCAACAAAGCTCCTGCCAGCAACCTGTCTACACATCTGGATCGTGCCAAGTAGCTTGTGGCCAATCAGCCTGCTGTGACGCTAGGTCCTGCCAGCCATCCTGCTCTGAGGTAACTTCCTGTCCTGAAACATCTTGCCCACCGACTGTCTGTGCGGCTCGTCTGTGCCAGCCAACTTGCTGCCAAGCAGGTTCATGTCAAGCCATTAGTGGTGAAGATCGGCCCTGCAAGTCAACTTATTACCAACCGATCCGCTACATTTTCAAGCGTTGCCGATCAGTTCCCTGCCAGCTGTCTCCTTGTGTGTTCAGTTCTTGCAATCCTACTTGCTGTGTGTCCTTCCCTTGCCAGACACTTCACTCCAAACCAGCTCCTTCCATATCCTTCATCTGCCAGCCAGAGGTTAACGGCCAGCCCCCTTGTTCGGTAACGGACCCTTACAAACTAGCTTCCTGTGACACCATGCTTTCTGGCCAACCAAATTGTG GAACTTCTTCCTTCAATCAGAGTGGCTGCAAATCCCCTTCCTGCCAACCAGCTTGCTGTGTGACAGGTTTTGGCAAATCATCCAGTGGTGGCTCCAATGGCTTCTGA